The Pyrus communis chromosome 14, drPyrComm1.1, whole genome shotgun sequence sequence GAATTGGGCTCTAACAATTCTAGTATCGGACAAGAGAGAAGGAAAATTCAAATAGGGGACTTAAACGTTCTAAATATTAAAGCTACAGACCCTTCGTGCCAAGTTGTTTTCGGAACACTTTATTTAAAAAGCATAATATTAAACATGACTAGATCATAGTGTTTCTAGATCGACGACTAATTTCTCAAATCTGTTACTCTAGTGTTGAAATTTGGTAGGGTTTAAGGTACAAGAAAGGAGAAGTCATTCTCTACTCTTGCAATATCTTTATTCTAAAACTTAAGCTcacattcaaacacaaaacaaGAGAAAGACTACGTCTAAAAGAGCAcaaaattaggaaattaaacTTAGTCTAAACTTTGTTGAGCACTGACTCATCTTGTGGTTTTCCATGAATTGATGAACTTCCATGTTGAGTTTCCGTGATCTGAGTTTCCTGCTCATAACCTTGGAGACCATTTCCCTTCTGATTTTCCATGATCTCAATTTCCTGCTCAGAGCCTTGGAGGTTGATGCCCTTGTACCACTTagcacaaaacaaataaaccacaaaatccaaagctGCTAGAATTGCAATGAGGAAGTAGAATCTGTCCATGTGACCTTCATTCAGATTATTTGGGATCCAACCAGGGTCTCCACCTTTAGCTGTAAAATGCGTTACCATGTTAACCAGTAAGCTGCTCACATAGTTTCCGAGAGATATTGACGCCATGCATAGTGAACTTCCAAAGCTTTTAATACCATCCGGCGCTTGTCCATTGAAGAACTCAAGTTGTCCCACGTACATAAAAACTTCTGAAGCACCAACAAGAACATATTGTGGGATTTGCCAAAATATGCTTAGTGAGCTTATCTTCTCACCAGGTATCACACCTCTGAGCCTAGCAATTTCCGTGGCACCGGCCGCGACCATTGCCAACAATCCAATAATGAGCCCTACTCCCATTCTTTGAAGCTCAGATAAGCCTTTTGGGTTCCCACTTAACCGTCCGGCTAAAGGCACAAGGCACTGGCGGTATAGTCCAGTGCAGATAAGAACACTGCATATGTCAAATGCAGACATGCTGGCGGCTGGAAGGTGAAATTTTCCGATGTGGGATTCCATCACATCACCTTGCTCCACAAAAAGTGAAGCCATTTGTGTGAACACCACTGAGTAAATTATGGTGCAAAGCCAAATGGGTAGCATTTTTAGTACGCATTTCGCTTCCTCAACTTGAGTTACAGTGCACAGCCTCCACGGATTCTTTTCGGCTGCAGTTTGATCCTTCTCTGTTATTGTCGCTGCCTTGTCCAAAAACCTGACCAAATTaagtaacaaaaaaaacttgaaatattGGGAAACTAATGAAACTATTAAATGAAAGCTGCTATTTGCACTCTTAAAATGTCATCTTCCACTCCTcgcatgacaaaataaaaaagataagaGTGCATGATGACATTTTTTTAAGAGCTAATAAAATTAactcatatatatgtatacagtTAAAGTGCAATATTACTTACATAATCTCATTACTGTGGAGAATTTTTCTACTCCCTTTGATTGCAGATTTTGTTCCTTCGAGCTCATACAGATTATCCGGGCTGGCTGGAGCAACTCTCAATTTTCTAAAAGCAGCCACAAAACCCTGAGCCACGCGTGGCAACGGGTTGCCACATGGTTTTATGTACCGATACCGAGGTGATGCCGCCAAATATGACACTAGGCCTAAGATAGCAGATCCTAATGACACCAGAAACCCCATAGTCCATAAACCTTTATCCTCATAGTAAACCAAGATGGTGTTTGAGAAAAGACATCCAACGTTGAGTGCGAAGTAGAAGTAAGCGAAGAAAGCTGCTTTCGAAGATTGTTGTTTGGGATCTTTCTCGTCGAATTGGTCTGCTCCAAATGTTGCAATAGTTGGTTGGTGGCCACCGTATCCAAGTGCTATTAGATATATTGATAggtaaaagagaaaaacaccAACTTTGGATGTTGGTTGGCAGTAATTGCCTACACCGCCACAACCATGCGGATGGATCAGCCAGAGCCAAGACGTCAAGGATAATAGCCCCAAGCCCTGATTAGGGAGTATTAAGTTTTGTTATACATGTATGTTTCAAGAACAATACAAAAAATTCACTTGGAAATCTCAAAAGGTAAGTATATATTATAGAAAATTCTATTTCAATCATTGAAGAATATTACTTTTGGAATAAAATTGTGtataagattaaaaactaattttagtCCTTAGTATTTGATTGTAACGATCAAATATTAATTAGGTTGTAGTACATTAATTATGGACGGGTACATAATTTCG is a genomic window containing:
- the LOC137716602 gene encoding protein NRT1/ PTR FAMILY 7.1-like, which encodes MISTAMNRDIEVAEAVVGNVHEVTQESKPTVGKSRGGWKLALVLLANQGLATLAFFGVGVNLVLFLIRVLDQQSATAANNVSIWTGTVYLFSLLGAFLSDSYWGRYLTCAIFQVILVLGLGLLSLTSWLWLIHPHGCGGVGNYCQPTSKVGVFLFYLSIYLIALGYGGHQPTIATFGADQFDEKDPKQQSSKAAFFAYFYFALNVGCLFSNTILVYYEDKGLWTMGFLVSLGSAILGLVSYLAASPRYRYIKPCGNPLPRVAQGFVAAFRKLRVAPASPDNLYELEGTKSAIKGSRKILHSNEIMFLDKAATITEKDQTAAEKNPWRLCTVTQVEEAKCVLKMLPIWLCTIIYSVVFTQMASLFVEQGDVMESHIGKFHLPAASMSAFDICSVLICTGLYRQCLVPLAGRLSGNPKGLSELQRMGVGLIIGLLAMVAAGATEIARLRGVIPGEKISSLSIFWQIPQYVLVGASEVFMYVGQLEFFNGQAPDGIKSFGSSLCMASISLGNYVSSLLVNMVTHFTAKGGDPGWIPNNLNEGHMDRFYFLIAILAALDFVVYLFCAKWYKGINLQGSEQEIEIMENQKGNGLQGYEQETQITETQHGSSSIHGKPQDESVLNKV